The Ranitomeya imitator isolate aRanImi1 chromosome 3, aRanImi1.pri, whole genome shotgun sequence genome has a window encoding:
- the ZIC2 gene encoding zinc finger protein ZIC 2 yields the protein MLLDAGPQFPALGVGTFARHHHHHHHHHAAVAAAAAAAAEMQERELSLAQNSFVEPAHMGAFKLNPGGGSGGSGGSGGGSAGGPGGGGAHDLSPPGQSSAFTSQAGYPASALAPHAAYTGAAFNSPRDFLFRGRGFAEGATAASGGQHGLFGPPAGSLHHHPHHHQLPHGEHPQGHLIFPGIHEQHAAASQNALGGQMRLGLPGEVFGRSEQYRQVSSPRGDPYTAAQLHNQYGPMNMGMNMAAHHHHHHHHHPGAFFRYMRQQCIKQELICKWVDPEQLSTPKKSCNKTFSTMHELVTHVSVEHVGGPEQSNHICFWEDCPREGKPFKAKYKLVNHIRVHTGEKPFPCPFPGCGKVFARSENLKIHKRTHTGEKPFQCEFEGCDRRFANSSDRKKHMHVHTSDKPYLCKMCDKSYTHPSSLRKHMKVHEASPQGSESSPAASSGYESSTPPGLVSPNTETQSTTLSPATAAVSGVHSVTSGAGGPISSNFNEWYV from the exons ATGCTGCTGGACGCCGGCCCTCAGTTCCCGGCCCTGGGTGTGGGCACCTTCGCGCggcaccatcaccaccaccaccatcaccatgcCGCGGTGGCAGCGGCGGCTGCGGCGGCAGCTGAGATGCAGGAGCGGGAGCTGAGCCTGGCGCAGAACAGCTTCGTGGAGCCGGCGCACATGGGCGCATTCAAGCTGAACCCCGGCGGCGGCTCCGGGGGCAGCGGCGGCAGCGGAGGGGGGTCCGCGGGGGGACCGGGAGGCGGCGGAGCCCACGACCTGTCCCCGCCGGGGCAGAGCTCGGCTTTCACCTCCCAGGCTGGCTACCCCGCATCTGCCCTCGCCCCGCACGCAGCCTACACGGGCGCTGCCTTCAACAGCCCGCGGGACTTCTTATTCCGAGGACGCGGCTTTGCCGAGGGGGCTACGGCTGCAAGTGGGGGGCAGCACGGCTTGTTTGGCCCCCCAGCGGGTAGCCttcaccaccacccccatcatcaccagcTCCCGCATGGGGAGCACCCGCAGGGCCACCTGATTTTCCCCGGCATCCACGAACAGCACGCGGCAGCCTCCCAAAACGCCCTTGGCGGCCAGATGAGGCTCGGCCTGCCCGGAGAGGTGTTCGGCAGGTCCGAGCAGTACCGCCAGGTGTCCAGCCCCCGCGGGGACCCCTACACAGCCGCCCAGCTGCACAACCAGTACGGCCCGATGAATATGGGAATGAACATggcagcccaccaccaccaccatcaccaccaccaccctggGGCCTTCTTCAGGTACATGCGGCAGCAGTGCATCAAGCAGGAGCTCATCTGCAAGTGGGTGGACCCCGAGCAGCTGAGTACCCCCAAGAAGAGCTGCAATAAGACTTTCAGCACCATGCACGAGCTGGTCACCCATGTGTCTGTGGAGCATGTGGGGGGCCCGGAGCAGAGCAACCACATCTGCTTCTGGGAGGACTGTCCGCGGGAGGGCAAGCCATTCAAGGCCAAGTACAAGCTGGTGAACCACATCAGGgtgcacacgggggagaagcccttCCCCTGCCCCTTCCCGGGCTGCGGCAAGGTCTTCGCCCGCTCCGAGAACCTGAAGATCCACAAGAGAACTCATACAG gaGAGAAACCCTTTCAGTGTGAATTTGAAGGCTGTGACAGGAGATTTGCCAACAGTAGCgacagaaaaaaacacatgcatGTCCACACTTCGGACAAACCGTATCTGTGCAAGATGTGCGACAAGTCTTACACTCACCCCAGCTCCTTAAGGAAACACATGAAG GTGCATGAAGCTTCTCCTCAAGGGTCAGAGTCATCACCTGCAGCCAGCTCTGGCTATGAATCTTCTACCCCCCCAGGTCTGGTGTCCCCCAACACTGAGACACAAAGTACCACCTTGTCCCCAGCCACAGCAGCAGTCTCGGGGGTGCACAGTGTGACCAGTGGAGCTGGGGGGCCCATCTCATCGAATTTCAACGAGTGGTAT